The nucleotide window TTTATCCGCTCCAACATCACGGTTAAAGATCCACGCTGGCAAAGTGAAGCCGGAAGGCGGGAAATGTTCCCTTATGAGGAATGTTATTTGGAAGTCCGTGCGCAGTTTGATCGGTATGTTCAGCTGGTAGGGAAAAAGCCAGGTTATCTGAACGGTCACTCCATCAACCATGAAAACCTGACTGAGGCAATCCGACAGCTGTCCAAAGAGGAGAAGATTCCTTATACCAATGACATACTTCAGGAATTCAATTTTGTATGGGCTGTTGATATCAGCGGCAACGAAGCGACAACGGCAAAAGTTTTTGATCCGATGAATCAGGTCAACCGTAATCCGCTGAAATTTTTTATGGATCACGCCGAGGAATATCTGCAGCATGAGTATGTGTTTGCGGCCGGACATCCAGGTTATGTCGACGCGGAGCTGTTCTCGCAGACATCCTTGTCGATTGAACGCTGCCGGGATTTAGAAATGGTGCTTTCACCGGTGCTGAAAAAGTGGATTGATGAGAATCAGGTTGAGCTGATCAGCTATCGGGATTTAATTGAGAAAGAGGGAGAAAAATGAAACTTTTAGTTCAAGGTGATGATTACGGCTTCACCAAAGGCGTCACATACGGCATTGTTGATGCGATTGACAACGGAATCCTGACCTGTACAGGAATGTTTGCGAATATGGAAATCGCACCCTGGGCAGCAGAGTTTATTAAAGCCAGACCGGATTTTTGTTTTGGGATTGATTTCAACCTGGTCGCCGGACCTTCCTGCGCAGCAGCTGAGAAAATTCCGCATCTGGTTGATGAAAACGGCCGCTTGATTCGCTCGTCAGTGCGCATTCATGATCCACGCTGGCAAAATGAAGCAGGCCGGGCTGAACTGTTTCCTTATACGGAAGTCTATACCGAGATCAAAGCTCAGTATGACCGGTTTGTTGAACTGACAGGCCGCAAACCAGGCTATCTGAATGGTCATTCGATCGTTGCGGAAACCATGCTTAAAGCCATCCGGAAAATTGCCGATGAAGAAGATCTGCCGTTTGCCTTTGATTTCATGCAGTTCGCTTTTACAACGTTTTCACTGCCTGAGGAGGAAGACGAGAAAAACAACGCATCGGTATCGAAAGTTTTTGATGCTAAAGCCCAGCTGAAAAAAGACCCGCTGGGAAAATTTCTGAGATACAAAGAAGAAATCTTAAATCATGAATATGTCATGGCTGGCGGACATCCAGGCTATGTTGATGCGGATCTGTTCGCTTTAACATCCTTGTCGATTGAACGCTGCAAAGATTTGGAATTTGTCACTTCGCCGTTAATGAAGGCGTTTGTCCGCGAGAATCAGGTGGAGCTGATCGATTATTATGATGTAGCAAAGGCGATGAAACAGGGTTTAATCCAATAAAGTCACAGGGTGAGCTAAGAAAAACTGGGAAGGGAGAAGAATATGTATATTCGTTCAACAAGAATTATTTTGCCGCAAGGCTGCGTCAGCGGGATTCTGCATTGGGAAGCAGGAAAGATTGTTGAAATATTGGATGATCATCAGCCCGTTCCGATTGATCTCGACGTAGGGGATCATCGCATTCTGCCGGGGATTATTGATACGCACAATCATGGTACATTAGGTTATGGTGCGATGGGCTTTGAAGGCGATGTTGAGAAAGAACTTCGCGGTTATCTGAAGGGGCTGGCTTCACAGGGCGTGACTGGAGTTTTGCCGACGACGGATATTCATGGATTTGAAACAGCGGCGAAACTGGCGGATGAAGTCGTCGATGGGGCGAAAGTGCTGGGAATTCATTCAGAGGGTCCGTATCTGAACCGAGTCGGTGAGAAAGGCATAGATACCGGACATCCGGATATCTGTTTGGAAGACTTGAAGCAGATGGTCAAAAAAGCCCAAGGCAAATTAAAATTAGTAGCCTTGGCGCCGGAATTGCCTGATGCCCGGCAAGCCATTGAATATTTAACCAGCGTGAATGTGCGGACAGCCTTTGCCCACAGCAATATGATGTTTGAAGAGGCTAATGAAGCTTTCAGGTGGGGCATTACAGTATCAACGCATACCGCCAACGTCATGAGCGGAATCCATCATCGAAATATGGGCGGGCTTGGCGCCTGTCTGTTAAACGACAGTTTATTTAATGAAGTGATCTGCGATGGGAAACATATCTGCAATGCAATGCTGGAGCTGATGTTTCGGATGAAGCGGGATCCGTATAATCATTTTCTGCTGGTTTCGGATTGCTCCAATTTATCAGGCGCGCCCGTCGGCAAGTACAGAATGATGGAAGGCTTCCCGGAGGTCAACATTACAGCGGACGGTTATTGTTTATCGGATACCGGACGGCTGTGCGGTTCAACGATGCCGGTGCTGAAAGGCATTCAGAATCTTGTAGAAAACGTCGGTATTGCGATGAAATATGCAACTCAGATGGCGAGCCGGAATCCAGCAATTGTATATGGATATCCCAATAAAGGAGTTCTGGAAGCCGGGAAGGATGCGGATCTGATCGTCATTGATGATCAATATCGCTGTCTGTTTACGTTTGTTGAAGGCCGATGTGTTTACGATCGGCAGCGTGAAGGTGATGTTTTCAATCAGGAATTTTTATTAACTCATCGCATCGTCTAGCTGAAGCGGAGATGAAAAGACCATGAAAGCGGATACTTATGTATTAGAACAGGAAAAGATTGGGACGGCGATGATCCGGCTTGCCGCTCCTTCTGTCATGGTTTCCGTGATCTCACTGATCTATGAACTGATCAATTCCTTTTATATCGGACAACTAAACAACACTGCGATGCTGGCATCGATTTCGCTCTCTGCAACACTGACCCTATTGATTACGAAAATTGGGGAAGCGGTTGGGATTGGTGCGGCCAGTTATCTGGGCCGACAGCTGGGCGCAAAGCAGGAACATGTGACTTATGAGATAGTCCGGACGACACTTTCTTTTGTTGCCTTGTTCTCAATTTTGTTTACCTTGGCGGCGCTGCTGATCTTAAATCCATACATTACCTGGCAGACGATGGATCCGGCAGTGATTCATTATGGCCGCTTGTATGGAGGGATCATGATCCTTTTTGCAGGCTGTACCTCATTGTATACAGCCTGCATTCAGCTGTTTCGAGCTGTCGGAGATGTAAAATATCCTATGATCGTGATGGGAGTCAGCGTGATTCTGAATATCATTTTGGACCCGCTGCTGATGTTTGATTTCGGTTTGGGTTTAGGCGTT belongs to Holdemania massiliensis and includes:
- a CDS encoding ChbG/HpnK family deacetylase, yielding MKLLVQGDDYGFTKGVMWGMLEGIDHGVLTCSGLFANVPNAELAAAQMRLRPDFCWGIDFNLVAGPCCADPKKIPHFVDASGNFIRSNITVKDPRWQSEAGRREMFPYEECYLEVRAQFDRYVQLVGKKPGYLNGHSINHENLTEAIRQLSKEEKIPYTNDILQEFNFVWAVDISGNEATTAKVFDPMNQVNRNPLKFFMDHAEEYLQHEYVFAAGHPGYVDAELFSQTSLSIERCRDLEMVLSPVLKKWIDENQVELISYRDLIEKEGEK
- a CDS encoding ChbG/HpnK family deacetylase, encoding MKLLVQGDDYGFTKGVTYGIVDAIDNGILTCTGMFANMEIAPWAAEFIKARPDFCFGIDFNLVAGPSCAAAEKIPHLVDENGRLIRSSVRIHDPRWQNEAGRAELFPYTEVYTEIKAQYDRFVELTGRKPGYLNGHSIVAETMLKAIRKIADEEDLPFAFDFMQFAFTTFSLPEEEDEKNNASVSKVFDAKAQLKKDPLGKFLRYKEEILNHEYVMAGGHPGYVDADLFALTSLSIERCKDLEFVTSPLMKAFVRENQVELIDYYDVAKAMKQGLIQ
- a CDS encoding N-acetylglucosamine-6-phosphate deacetylase; the encoded protein is MYIRSTRIILPQGCVSGILHWEAGKIVEILDDHQPVPIDLDVGDHRILPGIIDTHNHGTLGYGAMGFEGDVEKELRGYLKGLASQGVTGVLPTTDIHGFETAAKLADEVVDGAKVLGIHSEGPYLNRVGEKGIDTGHPDICLEDLKQMVKKAQGKLKLVALAPELPDARQAIEYLTSVNVRTAFAHSNMMFEEANEAFRWGITVSTHTANVMSGIHHRNMGGLGACLLNDSLFNEVICDGKHICNAMLELMFRMKRDPYNHFLLVSDCSNLSGAPVGKYRMMEGFPEVNITADGYCLSDTGRLCGSTMPVLKGIQNLVENVGIAMKYATQMASRNPAIVYGYPNKGVLEAGKDADLIVIDDQYRCLFTFVEGRCVYDRQREGDVFNQEFLLTHRIV